The Candidatus Glassbacteria bacterium DNA window GCTGCGGACAGGTTCGCCGCCGAGGACCTGGCCGGGCAACTGAAGGCGCGGTTCGGGATTACGGCCACAATCGGCGGGAACGCTGCGGGAGGGTCAATCGTGCTGACCAGCGCCGGAGTGCCGTCCGAGGGTTACGGACAGGGGTATGCCCTGTCCGTGGAACCGGGAAAAATAACTGTCAGCGGGAAGGGGCCGGGTCTGTTCTACGGGACCCGCAGCCTGGTGCAGCTTGTCCAGAACAGGCGTGAGGGCTGGGCGGTGCTCGGAATGAAAATTACCGACTGGCCGGATATCAAATACCGGGTGGCCCATTACGATACCAAGCACCATCAGGACAAGGCGGAATATGTCCGCCAGTTTATCCGTGAGCTGGCCGACTACAAGCTGAATGTCCTGCTCTGGGAATGGGAAGACAAGTTCGCCTACGAGAGCCATCCCGAGATCGGCGCGCCGGGAGCGTTCACGCCGGATGAGATGCGGGAGTTCACCCGCTACGCCCAGCAGTACCACGTCCAGATAGTGCCGCTGGTCCAGGGCCTGGGCCATGTCAGCTTCATCCTCAAGTGGCCGCAGTACAAACACCTCCGCGAAATAGAAGCCTCGAACTGGGAATTCTGCCCGCTCAAGGACGGCTCATATGAGTTGTTGTTCGACCTCTGGGACGAGGCGATCGCGGCCACGCCGGGCTCCGAGTTCATGCACCTCGGCACCGACGAGACCTATGAACTGGGCCGGGGTGTGGAGTGCGGCTGCCGGGCCAAGGCGGAGGAGATCGGGCGCTACGGGCTGATGCAGATTTTCCTCGAGCGCTGTTTCGAGCATATCAGCAAGCAGGGCCGCCGGGTGATCAGCTGGGGCGGCGAGTATCGTCCGGGCGAGAAAATCAAACCGCCCAAAGGGCTGATTGTCTCGGAGTTCACCGAGGACCTCGATATCGCTGAAGCCTCGCGGGACGCAGGTTACCCGGCCTGGGTCTACGACCCGAACCCGGGGATCGAGCACCTGTTTCTCCCTTATTTCTACAGGTTGAGGAGGGGCCGGCAAACGGTCGGGGCGCTGGAAAACTCCTACCGCCGTCTCAGTGTCGCGGCCAGCAGCGGGCTGTACGAGGGAATGGTCAACACGAGCTGGGACGACAGCGGGCTGCATAACCAGGTCTGGATGATGAGCTGGGTCAACAGCGCCGAGTACTCCTGGAGCGGCGCCGCTCCCTCGCTGGATGAGTTTATCGATAAGTATTTCGTCAGCTACTACGGCCCCGGGGTCCGCGACATGCGCGAGCTGTGGCAGCTGTTCAACGACGGGGCGTATTACTACATGGACACATTCGAGCGCAATGTCTGGCACCACGGCGATATCGGCAAAACGCACCTGCCGGACCTTCCCCGCGGCGATGCGGTGGAGTACGATCCGTTCTGGAACCGCGAGTACGCGGATATCCTGGCCCGCAGCCGCGGGCAGCTTTCGGCGATGGAGCGGGCCAGTCTGATCTGCCGGACCAATATCCGGAATGGCGTACGCCACCACTATGATTTCGAGATTTTCCTCACGATCGCCGA harbors:
- a CDS encoding family 20 glycosylhydrolase, with protein sequence MRTAQLKFLTVISCLVLTVSSAGAQAQTELWNEGISLIPYPQQAVPGGDDFVFGASVSIVLDNEASAADRFAAEDLAGQLKARFGITATIGGNAAGGSIVLTSAGVPSEGYGQGYALSVEPGKITVSGKGPGLFYGTRSLVQLVQNRREGWAVLGMKITDWPDIKYRVAHYDTKHHQDKAEYVRQFIRELADYKLNVLLWEWEDKFAYESHPEIGAPGAFTPDEMREFTRYAQQYHVQIVPLVQGLGHVSFILKWPQYKHLREIEASNWEFCPLKDGSYELLFDLWDEAIAATPGSEFMHLGTDETYELGRGVECGCRAKAEEIGRYGLMQIFLERCFEHISKQGRRVISWGGEYRPGEKIKPPKGLIVSEFTEDLDIAEASRDAGYPAWVYDPNPGIEHLFLPYFYRLRRGRQTVGALENSYRRLSVAASSGLYEGMVNTSWDDSGLHNQVWMMSWVNSAEYSWSGAAPSLDEFIDKYFVSYYGPGVRDMRELWQLFNDGAYYYMDTFERNVWHHGDIGKTHLPDLPRGDAVEYDPFWNREYADILARSRGQLSAMERASLICRTNIRNGVRHHYDFEIFLTIADLIAHTARTYVALSELENTITEAHRARFVSHTQVVGSLRRAAGIIEDNLDERKRVYDNLVAVWEKTRLPKGMSTPAKKFFHSQDRARHYAFRTADMSYLICDEQLLGLEDYLAGLKNYTEWYKKTYSQFLK